One window of Lytechinus variegatus isolate NC3 chromosome 2, Lvar_3.0, whole genome shotgun sequence genomic DNA carries:
- the LOC121408280 gene encoding flap endonuclease 1-like → MGIQNLSRLIADCAPGAVKEHEFKSYFGRKVAIDASMCIYQFLIAVRQDGSVLTNEEGETTSHLMGMFYRTIRMIENGMKPCYVFDGKPPELKSGELTKRREMRAEAEKELEKAKEQGDQENVNKFERRLVKVTKQHNEECQHLLKLMGIPFVKAPGEAEAQCCELVKKGKVYGVGTEDMDALTFGGNVLLRHLTASEARKLPVQEFNYQRVLEGLGMDRQQFIDLCILMGCDYCGTIRGIGMKRAYELIKTHGNIETILQKIDQNKYPPPEDWLFKEARELFLSPDITPAEELDLKWTAPDEEALISFMCTEKGFNEDRMRNGCKKLIKARTGATQGRLDSFFAPKPSASPAGGKRKSEPLKGAAQKKAKKAGGKFKAK, encoded by the exons ATGGGAATTCAAAACCTTTCAAGACTAATTGCTGACTGTGCTCCAGGAGCAGTGAAAGAGCATGAGTTTAAAAGTTATTTTG GCCGTAAAGTTGCCATTGATGCTTCTATGTGCATTTACCAATTCTTGATTGCCGTTCGTCAGGATGGGTCTGTACTTACAAATGAAGAAGGTGAAACTACAAG CCACCTTATGGGAATGTTTTATCGTACTATCAGGATGATTGAGAATGGAATGAAACCTTG CTATGTGTTCGATGGGAAGCCTCCCGAACTGAAATCTGGAGAACTGACAAAGAGGAGGGAGATGAGAGCAGAGGCCGAGAAGGAGCTGGAGAAGGCCAAGGAGCAAGGAGACCAGGAGAATGTTAATAAATTTGAGAGACGACTGGTGAAGGTTACCAAGCAACACAACGAGGAGTGTCAGCACCTCCTCAAGCTCATGGGTATCCCTTTTGTTAAG GCTCCGGGAGAAGCAGAAGCACAATGCTGTGAACTTGTGAAGAAAGGCAAAGTGTATGGGGTAGGAACGGAAGACATGGATGCGTTGACGTTTGGTGGCAATGTCCTACTCAGACATCTAACAGCCAGTGAAGCAAG GAAATTGCCTGTTCAAGAGTTCAACTACCAGAGAGTTTTAGAGGGTCTCGGCATGGACAGACAACAG TTCATTGATCTGTGTATACTGATGGGCTGTGATTACTGTGGTACTATCAGAGGTATTGGTATGAAGCGAGCCTACGAACTCATAAAGACGCATGGCAACATTGAGACAATCCTACAGAAGATAGACCAAAAT aaataCCCTCCCCCAGAGGACTGGCTTTTCAAGGAAGCAAGAGAACTCTTCCTTTCTCCGGACATCACTCCTGCTGAAGAATTGGAT CTCAAGTGGACAGCACCTGATGAAGAAGCTCTCATTTCATTTATGTGTACAGAGAAAGGGTTCAA TGAGGACAGGATGAGGAATGGATGCAAGAAATTAATTAAAGCAAGAACAGGAGCAACTCAGGGAAGGTTGGATTCATTTTTTGCCCCCAAACCTTCTGCATCACCGGCGGGTGGTAAGAGAAAG TCTGAACCATTAAAGGGAGCAGCACAGAAGAAGGCCAAGAAAGCTGGAGGAAAATTCAAAGCAAAATAG